One Xiphophorus maculatus strain JP 163 A chromosome 23, X_maculatus-5.0-male, whole genome shotgun sequence genomic window, AAACAAACACGAGTTATTGCCCCAGAAACAAACTACACCCAAAGTATCTGCAGCAACGCCAAGGATGGAAATAAGAAACATGAACGTCAGCAACAATAAAACTTCTTCAGACAGTAGTAAATATCATATCCTTTGTATTGTAATCAGTTTCAGATGCACCACATCGTATTTAATAAATGCCACTTTTCTAAGCAGCTCTCCATGCTTAGTAGTTACCAACTAAGATGGTTTGAGTCCATCCAGGAATGTAATACGAAGTGTCAGTTTAGCTCCTGTATTCACAGTCagtaagcaaataaataaacaatgtttgACCCTCACGAAGTTCACCAGGTCCTCTCCCACCAAAAATGTTCCCTTTAAGCTGAGAAAGCgtcaaaatatctaaataataataataataataataatacaaggTGCATCTTTGTAGCTTTCCTGAGGTTTTTCAGTGCAATTTCAACCACAGAGTGGGCGGTACTGCTGGGCGGCAGCTGCACACGCGGTTCTCGTCCCCCTGAGGTCATTGTCTAGGTGAGGTAAAAATTCGACAGCGAATGAGGGTTTGGTTTCAGTTCTGAGGGGTGGAGTAGAACGAGTGGTGCTGGTGGCTCTGGTCTGCAGGGTTGTTGGCAAACAGGAGGGGCGCAGTCTCCGATCCGTACCAGCTGGAagtaccaaaacaaaaatagcaacaacaacaaaaaaaaagatgacttaAAGCTCACACAATGTGATGAGTTACAGCAGAGCTAAACTAGCATTTAGGTTAGGAATCCAAACCTCGACTGTTTTCCTTTTGGCCGAGATTATTACACAAACATCtaacatttatctttaaatcgtttaaaattaaaactggcCAAATGGTCCTAAAAAGGGCATTTATGCTTTAATAACAACAATACAAAGAGATTATAAAGCTGTCAGTGTTACATTTCTGAGTGACTTTGTCTGTTCACTTTATTCATTGTGATTTGAAGGGCTCCCTCCCTCGGGGGCGCCACAGCTCAGATATCTGTTTTCCCACGTAAACATGCAAACATATACAGTTTTCTTAAATCTCCAGTTTGGTGGGAGTTTTTATGAATAATCGTTTTTAGTGATCAAACTGCGTTTTTGTGCGGACGAAAGGCTAAGACGCAAAAAAACGTACTCGTTTTCCCAGATATCCGGCTACGGATAACCGAGTTCGTGGTTCTAAAGTGAGCAAATACATtcaatcaaaaaagaaaaagcttctaCTGTGTGTTTCTGTCGGTATCACCTTTGGTTCTGAGCGGGGCTGCGAGCCCACGGAGCCGGTATTTCATCATCGCTGCCTTCCGGGTCATCGAAGAAGTACGGACGAGGAAGAACCCTGTTGTTGATGTCCAAGCTGCTGGTCTGTGGAAAACGGACGTATGAGGACTTGGAACAAGAGAAACGGAAAAGATTGTGGGTCTGGAGAGCAGAGCTCGACCTCCTGAGTGGGCCGGCGGACTCTgaagaagaggatgaggaggctGGTAGGGAGCAGCTCCCAGATGAAGAGGATGGCACCGAACGCCAGGTAGCCTCTGTCGCCGAGTTCACTCTGCAGGTCAGCCTGAAAATacaggagttttttttctaacaacttATCCAACAGTTTGATGACTCGGAGGTGAAAATGCTCAATGGGGAAACAGGAACCAACCTGGTCGGAGACGTTGTACCAGTCGTAGTCGAAGGACTCCACCTTGTAGCTctgggagaggaagaggacggTCAGGTTGTAGCAGGCCCGGCTGAAGAACAGTAAGATGACCGCGGCTCCCAGAACCGCAGTGCGGCACACCGTGGTTCCCTGGTGACAGGAAATGCGTCACTCACCGCTCCCGTTTacgcaaaaaaacaacaacaacaacactacCACCTCCCAGGAACACAACTTGTACCGTCGCTGAAAGGTAAACACCGATCCGTAAACCAGAACCGATGTTCTGGTTTAGAACATCGGTTCTAAACCAGCACTGCTCCGCTGGTTTTACTGAGCTAATCAGAGACACTGAAGGCATCCAGGGTTCTGCTCATCACTTCACAGACCTCAGGCAGGTTTAGAGACGTTTTACAACGCAGGAATACAAAGTTAGTCTGAGAAATTAGAGCAGATAGATATTTTTACTGAGGTCTGGCTTTAAATACGGAACCTGGAAAAGAACTGAGACCGGATGGTGggaaggatggaaaaaaaggaaggatAGATCGATGAATAGGAAGGAAAGAATGAATGTTTGGATGGAttaaaggaaggaaggatgtgTTAAAAGATGGATAGAAGGAGGGAAGAAAGGAAGTAATGAAGCAAAGATGGATGATTGGCTGGATGAATAAAAGGAAGGAtggaaaaaggaaggaaagactgatggatggatgactgcATGAATacataaatggatggatggacacatggattgatggatggacggacaggTGTCTGTACCTTGCTCATGAGGTATGGGCTGAAGGAGCGCGGCTGCCtggtgagcagcagcagcgtggCGGCCAGCAGCACGGCCTCCATGATGAACAGCAGGTCGTTGACGATCACTCTGACCAACACCAGCTTCCAGGTGCGCTTGCCCTTCTCTCCACTGCTGCCTCGCTCCCCCAGAGCGGCGCACGTCACGTTGATGCAAAGGAAGATCACACTGATGGCTGCGTAGGCGCACCGGGCCACCCATCTgacaataacacacacacacaggttgcCCACCAGGCTGCAGCAACACAGTACAACATGACCCATTCCAGTGGAAGGTTGTTCTTACAGCTTTGTGTCTGAGGCTGCGCTGATCTTCAGGAAAACCTGCGGAGCAGCAACACAACAGAAACCTTTCAACAAAGCCGAAGCCGCGTTGCTTCCCACAATCCTCCCCCAAAACTGACCTGGGTGAAGTAGAGGTTGATGAGGCTGAAGGTGAAGAACTGCAGACACACGGGGGAGCAGTAGAGCAGCCAGAAGGCGGCGGCAGGCAGGTGGTTGGCCTGGGCCGTGTTGTGGAAGTAGAAGGAGAAGAGTGTGGTGCGCAGGCCGGCCCAGAGCAGGCACAGGAACAGGAACAGGCTCTGGTAGCTCCAGCGCTTGTGCTTGTAGACGAACAGCAGCCACAGCTGCACGTACACCACCAGGAACAGGCCGCCGTACAGGGCGGTGTAGAGGGTGGTGAAGCCCAGCTGGACGGACGGGGCCACGGCCGGACGCAGCGGCGTCGAGGAGGAGTTTGGAGGAGGGGAAGCGGCGGTTACCGGAGCCTCCATCGGAGCGGCGGGCGGGTCACTGAGCGGCCATCGTCAACGCGGGACTTCTGGAGCCTTCGCACCGAGGATCTGGTGGAGTGGGGGACACGTCCACACGGGGGGGTCAGCAGATGACCAGGAAACAAATGGGATGCTACGGAGCCCGTATGTGGTGACacggagaagaaaaaaaaatcctgtagCCACAACTTGTAATTAAGTCGTTCCCCACAAGTTATTAAGTCATGGccacaattttcttttcctccgATGTCACCAAACGGTCTCCGGATGCACTCCAGATTCGGAGCCGCCACAACAGTGGAGACTGTTGTGTGTTCAGGTGTGAAGGAGTTaaacgccccccccccccccctccccccccaccTGGACAGAAAACCTTCCTACACATTTCATGTGCCTTACTCGCTGCAAACCACATTTCTTCTCTGTCGTTCAACCAGGGAGGCAATTATCCAGTAAGCGATCAGTAATCGCTTATTCTATCAACTggtctgacgattaatcgactTATTGCATAAAGAAATTTGgcatattttgtaaatttttcatttaaccacttaaaccgtttttatacaatattagaaatacattcaaTATGCTGATAAAGAAAAATTCAGTTCCTTTTTGAGTGagaacataaacattttgttgcctaGAAGTCAAtgacagcattcctttagtgaacgtCTGactatttgtagcaaaggat contains:
- the LOC102229289 gene encoding integral membrane protein GPR137-like: MEAPVTAASPPPNSSSTPLRPAVAPSVQLGFTTLYTALYGGLFLVVYVQLWLLFVYKHKRWSYQSLFLFLCLLWAGLRTTLFSFYFHNTAQANHLPAAAFWLLYCSPVCLQFFTFSLINLYFTQVFLKISAASDTKLWVARCAYAAISVIFLCINVTCAALGERGSSGEKGKRTWKLVLVRVIVNDLLFIMEAVLLAATLLLLTRQPRSFSPYLMSKGTTVCRTAVLGAAVILLFFSRACYNLTVLFLSQSYKVESFDYDWYNVSDQADLQSELGDRGYLAFGAILFIWELLPTSLLILFFRVRRPTQETSSLDINNRVLPRPYFFDDPEGSDDEIPAPWARSPAQNQSWYGSETAPLLFANNPADQSHQHHSFYSTPQN